In Bacteriovorax sp. Seq25_V, the following are encoded in one genomic region:
- a CDS encoding carboxyl transferase domain-containing protein, translated as MDSIISKIDRHSDDFKTNKEHNISILETFYTKINHVKAGGGESSVARHHSRGKLLPRERIEKILDQDSPFLELSSLAADGMYGMDVPSAGIVCGIGRVHGVECMFVANDATVKGGTYFPMTVKKHLRAQEIARENRLPCIYLVDSGGAFLPMQDEVFPDKEHFGRIFYNQAQMSAVGIPQIAVVLGSCTAGGAYVPAMADESVIVKDNGTIFLGGPPLVKAATGEVVTAEELGGAYVHTHESGVADHYAEDEMDALAITRNIVENLNYKSLGTITGDKRESIVEDPKYDIEDVYGILPHDTKKPFDIREIIARLVDGSKFHEFKENYGATLVCGFARIHGHQVGIVANNGILFSESAQKGAHFIQLCGQRKIPLVFLQNITGFMVGKKYESEGIAKHGAKMVTAVSTVDVPKFTVIIGGSFGAGNYGMCGRAYSPRFLWMWPNARISVMGGEQAAGVLATVKQDGLEAAGKKPMSDEEVAAFKKPILDKYDVEGSAYYSTARLWDDGVIDPKHTRNILGLAIEASLNKSIEDTKFGVFRM; from the coding sequence TGGTAAATTACTTCCAAGAGAAAGGATTGAAAAAATTCTTGATCAGGACTCGCCATTTTTAGAGTTGTCTTCTCTTGCTGCTGACGGAATGTATGGAATGGACGTTCCAAGTGCTGGTATCGTTTGTGGGATTGGACGTGTTCATGGTGTAGAATGTATGTTTGTTGCGAACGATGCAACTGTTAAAGGTGGGACTTACTTTCCGATGACAGTTAAAAAACATTTGAGAGCACAAGAGATCGCGAGGGAAAATAGACTACCTTGTATTTACCTTGTTGACTCGGGGGGCGCTTTTCTCCCTATGCAAGACGAGGTTTTTCCTGACAAGGAACACTTTGGAAGAATCTTTTACAATCAAGCTCAGATGTCTGCCGTGGGAATTCCGCAAATTGCTGTCGTTCTCGGTAGCTGTACGGCCGGAGGGGCTTATGTTCCAGCAATGGCAGATGAATCAGTTATTGTTAAAGACAATGGAACAATCTTTTTAGGTGGGCCACCTCTTGTTAAAGCTGCTACAGGTGAAGTGGTAACGGCTGAAGAACTTGGTGGGGCTTATGTTCACACTCATGAAAGTGGTGTTGCTGATCATTATGCTGAAGATGAGATGGATGCATTAGCTATTACTCGTAATATTGTTGAAAACTTGAATTATAAGTCACTCGGTACCATTACTGGAGACAAGAGAGAAAGCATAGTAGAAGATCCGAAATATGATATCGAAGATGTTTATGGAATTCTTCCACATGATACGAAGAAGCCTTTCGATATTAGAGAAATCATTGCTCGTCTGGTTGATGGTTCAAAATTTCATGAATTCAAAGAAAACTACGGGGCGACACTCGTCTGTGGTTTTGCTCGTATTCACGGACATCAGGTAGGTATTGTTGCCAATAATGGTATTCTATTTTCTGAAAGTGCTCAAAAAGGAGCTCACTTTATCCAGCTTTGTGGACAGAGAAAAATTCCACTAGTTTTCCTGCAAAATATTACTGGGTTCATGGTTGGAAAGAAGTATGAATCTGAGGGTATTGCAAAGCATGGAGCTAAGATGGTTACGGCCGTTTCAACTGTAGACGTTCCAAAATTTACTGTGATCATTGGTGGTTCATTTGGCGCTGGGAACTATGGGATGTGTGGAAGAGCTTATTCTCCTCGTTTCCTATGGATGTGGCCAAATGCGAGAATATCTGTAATGGGCGGAGAACAGGCCGCAGGTGTTCTTGCTACAGTTAAACAAGATGGTCTTGAAGCAGCTGGAAAGAAGCCAATGAGTGATGAAGAAGTAGCAGCGTTTAAAAAGCCTATTCTTGATAAGTATGATGTTGAAGGAAGTGCTTATTACTCAACAGCTCGCCTTTGGGATGATGGAGTTATCGACCCTAAGCACACGAGAAATATTCTAGGTCTTGCTATTGAAGCAAGTTTAAATAAATCAATTGAGGACACTAAATTTGGTGTCTTTAGAAT